DNA sequence from the Pseudoduganella plicata genome:
GGCGGCAGGCCTGGAGCAGGCCCATGCCGGCGCCAAGCCATTCTGCGCCGTCTGCGAACAGCGGCGCCAGGAACGCGAACGGCAGCAGGCCGCGGGGGAGCAGCCGGCATGACCGACATTCTCGACACATCTGCCGACGGGAGCGTCGACGCGGCCGTCGCGGCGGCCATCGCCACGCTGTGGCCGGCCGGCGACTCGCTGGAGGGTACGCAGGTGCACATGCTGGTGGACGGTGCCGCCGACCCGCAGCTGGCGGCGCGCATCCGCCTGGGCAAGCTCGATCACGACTGCCTGTTTGCCGGCCCGCTGACGGCGCGGCTGCAGGCCGCGGCTCCCTGGCTGGTACACCTTTCCGCCGCGTCGGCGCAGACGCGCGAACTGATCGGCCGGGCCGCATGCCACCAGGGCATCCTTGTCACGGCACCGGCGCACGTCAGCACCCGGCAATTGCGGCTGCACTTCAAGAAGCTGCTGTGGGTGCGCGACGAAAGCGGACGCGAACTGTACTTCCGCTTCTACGACCCGCGCGTGCTGGCGATCTACCTGCCCACCTGCACGCCTGAAGAAAAGCGCATCGTGTTCGGTCCCGCGCAGGCGCTGCATTGCATGGACGCGGACGGGCTGCGCAGCTTCCATCCGCGCTGACCCGCGCCGCGCCCGTCAGTACGCGCCCGTCAGTACGCGCCGGGCGGAACAGCGATACGGCGGAACTGGCGGTCGGCAGCTGCCCGGTTCTTGCATTTGCCGTTGCCGCCGGGCTGGTTCCTGCCATCGTCGCTGAGGATGTGCAGCGTGCCGGCCGGATCGAAGAACAGCGCTTCCGGCGTCAGGCCGGCCAGCAGAGGGAACGCCACACGCTCGGGCCGGTCGTTTTGAATGCCGGACCAGCGGAACAAGGCGAACCGGCTGTTCCTGTCCGCTTTGTCCTTGTCCCTGGATTTGTCTTTGTCGAACGGCCCGGCGACGATGTAGTAGCCCTCCCCGTGGCGTTCGATGCTGCGGATGCCCAGGCCACCCAGGTCGAGCGTGAAGCACGGCCCGAACCGGGCGGCGCCGCCCTGCACGACGTCCGCCGGGTTTTCAAGCGTCAGCACGAGCGCGCCGTCGGCGGGCACGGGATTGCGCAACCCGATCAGCAACGCGCCCCGGGGTGTCTCGGCCAGGCCCTCGATGCTGAGCCCGCCTTCTTTCTTCGGGTCCATCAGGGCGGCGCCCAGCAGGTCATAACCCTCGCGCGCGGGCGAAGCGTCGAAGTCTTCCAGCAGGCGGCGGTAAGGCCGGCCGAACTGGCGCAGCGTCCGCTCTCCCGGCCGCGCCCCCTCCTCCAGCCGCGTTGCAAACAGCACCCGCCGCAGTGGCGCCGGCATGCCGTCGCCATCCGCGCCGTGCGATCCGATCCAGTAGATCGTGTCGCCGCTCAGCGCACAACCTTCCAGATCGGCTTCGTCGTCCTTGCCGGTTCCCAGGAAGGCGTCCAGGTTGACGGAGTCCGCTGCATCGGCGCCATCGAAGCGGAAGATGTTCAGGACGCTGCGTTCGTCGTCGGCGACCACGAAGCGCCGCTCGTCCAGCGCCAGCGCGGCGGAGGCGTCGCAGATGCCGTAATGAATGTAGGGCTGGGGTGGTATTGCTGGGTCGGCAGGCACGGCGGTCTCCTTGAAGGTCTTCCCTGGTTCATTGTCCATGCCGTCAACATAGCAGACGTGCGCCCGCCGTGCCAGCACAGCCGTACGCCCCGGGTCT
Encoded proteins:
- a CDS encoding DUF3616 domain-containing protein, producing MPADPAIPPQPYIHYGICDASAALALDERRFVVADDERSVLNIFRFDGADAADSVNLDAFLGTGKDDEADLEGCALSGDTIYWIGSHGADGDGMPAPLRRVLFATRLEEGARPGERTLRQFGRPYRRLLEDFDASPAREGYDLLGAALMDPKKEGGLSIEGLAETPRGALLIGLRNPVPADGALVLTLENPADVVQGGAARFGPCFTLDLGGLGIRSIERHGEGYYIVAGPFDKDKSRDKDKADRNSRFALFRWSGIQNDRPERVAFPLLAGLTPEALFFDPAGTLHILSDDGRNQPGGNGKCKNRAAADRQFRRIAVPPGAY
- a CDS encoding DUF4123 domain-containing protein; this encodes MTDILDTSADGSVDAAVAAAIATLWPAGDSLEGTQVHMLVDGAADPQLAARIRLGKLDHDCLFAGPLTARLQAAAPWLVHLSAASAQTRELIGRAACHQGILVTAPAHVSTRQLRLHFKKLLWVRDESGRELYFRFYDPRVLAIYLPTCTPEEKRIVFGPAQALHCMDADGLRSFHPR